Genomic DNA from Deltaproteobacteria bacterium HGW-Deltaproteobacteria-18:
GACAGGGACATGCTTGAATTCGTACAGATGCCCTTCAAAGTTGCGGACGCCTTTCTGGATGATGAAGAAAAATATATTACAACTCCGGAGAAGAGCGATGCAGTGGCCTTTGCCATTGCACACTACATGGAAACCTTCCATGCCGGCATGACGGACGCATGAAAAACATATTGGCCATCCCCGCACTGCTCGGGGCAACATCACTTGGTATCATCAAGAACGTGGGACAGTGGGGGGTCTTTTCCCTCACCGCAGTCCTGGGTATGGTGCACATGCGCCGGCTCCTGCCCAAGATTCTCTACGACATATATTTCATCGGCTTCAAATCCCTGAACATCATTATTCTTGTGGCGTTCTTCACGGGCATGGTCCTTGGACTGCAAGGCTACTACACCCTGATCAAGTTCAGCGCCGAGGGCATGTTAGGCGTGGCCGTGGCCCTTTCCCTGGTGCGCGAACTCGGGCCGGTGCTGACGGCAATCATGCTCATCGGCCGGGCCGGTTCGAGCATCAGCGCCGAGATAGGTATCATGCGCATCTCCGAGCAGATCGACGCCCTCTCGACCATGGACGTGGACCCTGTCCGCTATCTGGTCACGCCCAAAATCATCGCTTCGCTGATCTGCTTTCCGCTCCTGACCGCAATTTTCGATTGCGTGGGCATTCTGGGCGGGTACTTTTCCTCCGTGCTCCTGAGTTCCCGCTCGGGTATCTTTTTCAGCAAGATCCAGTCGAGCCTGCTCCTGTCCGACGTGACTGGAGGGTTCGTCAAATCCTTTGTCTTTGCCTTCATTGTCATCACCATATCCTGCTACTGCGGATATTACACGCACCAGAACCAATCCAGCGCCGGTGCGGAAGGCGTCAGCAACTCCACGACATCTGCCGTTGTCCAGTCATGCGTTTACGTATTGGTCTCCGACTACGTCATAACGTCCTTTTTGATGTGAGCACATGAGCAGCACAACACCACTCATCCAACTGCGCAACATTTCAAAGGCGTTCGGCGGCAGGGACATCCTGCGGGGAGCGACCCTCGACATCCAGCGAAACGAGATCACTGCCATCATCGGGAAAAGCGGCGGCGGCAAAAGCGTCCTCGTCAAGCACATCATCGGGCTGATCACTGCCGACAGCGGCGAGATCATTTTCGACGGGCTCCCCTACTCGACCATGAACCGCAAGGAATTTTCGGCGATCAAAAACCGTTGCAGCTACATGTTTCAGAACAACGCGCTCTTTGATTCCATGACCGTGTTCGAGAACATCGCCCTGCCCCTGCGGGAAAAATTCAAGCTCGGGAACAAGGATCTGGAAGACAAGGTCCGCGCCCGCATCGAACAGCTCGAACTGACCGAGGTGGCGCAGATGTATCCGAAACAGATTTCAGGCGGCATGCAAAAGCGAGTTGCCCTGGCGCGCGCGCTGGTCACGGAACCGGAGATCATCTTTTTCGACGAACCGACCACAGGGCTCGACCCCATCCGCAAGAAGACGGTCTTCTCCATGATCCACCGCTACCATGAAGAGCTCAATTTCACGGCAGTGATCATCACCCATGACATCCCCGACATCTTCTACATCGCGCACACCGTGAACATTCTCGATGAGGGCCGTATCATCTTTTCCGGATCGCCGGTGGCTCTCGAACAGTCATCGGATCCGGGCCTCTACACTTACACCCACGGCCACGAAATGCTCATTGACGAGTTGACGGGCCTGCACAACAGGCTCTCGCTCATGCGCAAGATCGAGGCCTTCGGGGCCGAGGGCCAGAGCAGCGAGCGGCTTGTTCTGGCAACGGTCAGACTCCTGGGCATGCGAACCATGATGGACTACAAGGGCGACCTTCTGGCCCACGCCTTCATCAGGAACCTGGCCAGATTCGTACGGTCCTTTTTGCCCATTGGTGCCTGCGCGGGCATGTTTTCCAAGGAAATTCTGGTTATTGCAGCAAAAACACAGGACGAATCCATCCTTGATCTGTTTCTAAGCCAGCTTGAAGCATACTTCACCAACCTGACCGTTGAAACATATTGTCACAAACACAGACTTCAGGTCGAAATCGGCGGCGCGGTGGTCCCCAAAGGACTGAGCGCCTACTCGGCCATTCAGGAAGCACTTGCAACATCCAAGAAGTACGTATGAAGACTAACAATTCCTCCCTGCATCTTTCCATTGGCCTTTTTGTCATCGTAGGCCTCGCCTGCACTGCCTATCTGGCCATGACCCTTGCGAACACCACTTTTTTCGCTGGTGATTCCTATGAAGTCACAGCAAAGTTCACGGCCGTGAACGGACTCAGGGCCGGCAGCAATGTTGAAATTTCCGGCGTGGCGGTGGGCAAGGTGTCGAGCATCTCCCTGGACCAGACCCTGTACCAGGCCGTGATCACCATGAACATTGACAATTCCGTAGGCATACCCGTTGATTCCACGGCGGCGATAAAAACCAGCGGACTTATCGGTGACAAGTACGTGAGCATCATACCCGGTGCCGATGACGTGCTCTTGAAAAACAAGGAAATCCTCATGGATACCCAGGCAGCCCTCGATATTGAGGAAATGATTTCAAAATATGTTTTCGGAAGTGTCGACAAATGAGAATTCTGCTTCTTTTGCTTATCCTGCTTCTTCCTGCACCCGCCGTGTCGCAGGACAACCCGACGAGTTACATCCGCGCCAACATTGACAGGGTGCTTAGCATCCTCACGTCTCCGGAGTACGAGGCGGAAACGGACAAAACCGAGCAACTGCGCCAGATCGAGGCCGTGGTTGACAATTTTTTTGATGCTGAAGAGCTCTCCAAGCGTTCTCTTGGTCAGTACTGGAAAATCTTTACTCCCGAACAGAAGCAGGAATTTCAACCCCTGTTCCTGAAACTCATCAAACAGGTCTATCTCAAAAAATCCATCACCTACAATGACGAGGTGGTGAATTACAACCAGGAAATCATCAAGTCGGATACCCTGGCCGAAGTCCATACCACGATAACTTCTCCCAGTCTCAACATTCCGATCATTTACTACATGATCAGAAAGGACGTATCTTGGAAGGTTTACGACGTTTCGGTGGAGAACGTGAGCCTCATCAAAAACTACCGCTCCCAATTCCGGAGCATCCTGCAAAACAATTCGCCCGATAAACTCATCGCCACCTTGAGGGAAAAAACAAATGAATAAGCGTCTTCTCCTGCTCTGCCTGACTTTGTGCATAATCCTGCTTCAGGGATGCGCCGGCAAAAAATCCAGCTCTTCTTTGAACCAGGACGTCGCGGCAGGTCAGGAATATGAGGAAACATACGCCGAGGGCGGAGAAAGCGGCCCCTATCCCGACTCCCTGGAAGGTATCAACAGGGGAGTCTTCTCGTTCAACGACGGCTTCATCACCTACGTGTTCTCGCCCATCGACACGGTCTACACCGGTTTTTTCCCCCCGGACATCCGTGCCGGGTTCGGCAATTTCTACCGCAACCTCGGGTATCCCGTGCGGTTCATAAACGCCCTCCTGCAGTTCAAGTTCGACAAGATGGCCAAGGAGACCGCATCCTTCGCCCTGAATACAGTTTTCGGCGTGGGGGGGCTTTTCCACATCACCCACAACATGCCGTGCCTGCAATCCTCTCCCGAGGATTTCAGCCAGACCTTGGCCTTTTACGGCCTGAACTCGGGCACCTATCTCGTGCTGCCCATTCTCGGACCGACCACCCTGCGCGATGCCGTAGGCTCGATTGCGGACTCCTTTGTGCATCCCCTCTCCTTCGTGACTCCGGACAGCGCAAAATATGCACTGATCGGGCATGACAGAGGCAACACGGCCTCGGCCAACCTCCCGGCCTACAAGAGCATCAAGGAGGAATCCTTCGATCACTACACGAGCATGAAGGATGTCTATTTCCAGTACAGACTTGGTCTCGAGAAGGAATGAAGGCTGACATCATGAGACAATGAGGTCACACATCAGGCATGACCTTGACTTTCCCGGGTCCTAAATATCTTGATTGAAATGAGCAATAGACCATAAATCATGACAAGAATTTGGAGGGAACATGTCCGACAAGAAGAAGCTCGTTTGTGTTGAAGAAACGCGCCTGGCCTACATGACCGGGATGCTGCTCAAGGAAATCGCCGCAGGCCTGTCGAAACGCGAATTCGAATTCAAGACCTCGGACGGCCCCGTTACCGTGACCGTGCCCAAGGATGTTGAGATCGAGTACAGCGTTGTGCAAAAGGAAAAGGAAGGCGCGACCAAGACCAAACTCGAGATCGAGATATCCTGGAAATCCTGAGCAGCCTCCGGGTATCCCAATCCCAAAACCTGACAAATGCCCTGAAGGTGCTCGTTACGCAATACGTGCGCGTTGTGACAGGCAAGGTGGTTCGCGCGCACGCGAGGATGACAAAGAGCTTTAACCGTGGAAGCCCATGTAAAAAATTCCGACACAACTCCTGCGGAACCGACACGCAAAATTTCACACACGCCCCAGTGATCTGGTCTGCGCCTTTCGGTCTTCACTTCAGGCGATTAGACTTCATGCACCTGAAAATAATAAACTATATCAGAAACACAGCGCACCTTTGAAAAGACATCGCCATCGCTTCACCGATATAAATGACAACGAGTCCTGTGGCACGTCACTCTCAGCATACATGCTCCATCCGTGACAACAGGCCCACCCGCAAAAAAATCACCAATTTCTTGTCAGACACGACCCACCGAGACGTTCACTACATACCTGAACCATTCTGCATCATTCAGCATACTCATAAAAAATACATTGAATTCTTGTCATACAAATCATTACCTTTTACCTTGAATGAGACTCAAATGTCGTTGTTATTAACAAGTACATTCAATTTTGACACAAGAACAAGCAATACGGAACATTTTTTGCTCACATCCG
This window encodes:
- a CDS encoding amphi-Trp domain-containing protein gives rise to the protein MSDKKKLVCVEETRLAYMTGMLLKEIAAGLSKREFEFKTSDGPVTVTVPKDVEIEYSVVQKEKEGATKTKLEIEISWKS
- the mlaD gene encoding outer membrane lipid asymmetry maintenance protein MlaD is translated as MKTNNSSLHLSIGLFVIVGLACTAYLAMTLANTTFFAGDSYEVTAKFTAVNGLRAGSNVEISGVAVGKVSSISLDQTLYQAVITMNIDNSVGIPVDSTAAIKTSGLIGDKYVSIIPGADDVLLKNKEILMDTQAALDIEEMISKYVFGSVDK
- a CDS encoding ABC transporter permease, whose amino-acid sequence is MKNILAIPALLGATSLGIIKNVGQWGVFSLTAVLGMVHMRRLLPKILYDIYFIGFKSLNIIILVAFFTGMVLGLQGYYTLIKFSAEGMLGVAVALSLVRELGPVLTAIMLIGRAGSSISAEIGIMRISEQIDALSTMDVDPVRYLVTPKIIASLICFPLLTAIFDCVGILGGYFSSVLLSSRSGIFFSKIQSSLLLSDVTGGFVKSFVFAFIVITISCYCGYYTHQNQSSAGAEGVSNSTTSAVVQSCVYVLVSDYVITSFLM
- a CDS encoding diguanylate cyclase, with the translated sequence MSSTTPLIQLRNISKAFGGRDILRGATLDIQRNEITAIIGKSGGGKSVLVKHIIGLITADSGEIIFDGLPYSTMNRKEFSAIKNRCSYMFQNNALFDSMTVFENIALPLREKFKLGNKDLEDKVRARIEQLELTEVAQMYPKQISGGMQKRVALARALVTEPEIIFFDEPTTGLDPIRKKTVFSMIHRYHEELNFTAVIITHDIPDIFYIAHTVNILDEGRIIFSGSPVALEQSSDPGLYTYTHGHEMLIDELTGLHNRLSLMRKIEAFGAEGQSSERLVLATVRLLGMRTMMDYKGDLLAHAFIRNLARFVRSFLPIGACAGMFSKEILVIAAKTQDESILDLFLSQLEAYFTNLTVETYCHKHRLQVEIGGAVVPKGLSAYSAIQEALATSKKYV
- a CDS encoding ABC transporter — protein: MNKRLLLLCLTLCIILLQGCAGKKSSSSLNQDVAAGQEYEETYAEGGESGPYPDSLEGINRGVFSFNDGFITYVFSPIDTVYTGFFPPDIRAGFGNFYRNLGYPVRFINALLQFKFDKMAKETASFALNTVFGVGGLFHITHNMPCLQSSPEDFSQTLAFYGLNSGTYLVLPILGPTTLRDAVGSIADSFVHPLSFVTPDSAKYALIGHDRGNTASANLPAYKSIKEESFDHYTSMKDVYFQYRLGLEKE